A genomic stretch from Methanomicrobia archaeon includes:
- a CDS encoding nucleotidyltransferase domain-containing protein, translating to MLTYEKALKKLEEHKTEINLYGAKRIRLFGSHMRNEQTPGSDLDVLVEFEHGKKTFDNYMDLKFFLEELFERGEP from the coding sequence ATGCTAACCTATGAGAAGGCGCTGAAGAAGCTTGAAGAGCATAAGACTGAAATAAACTTGTACGGCGCGAAGCGAATAAGGCTCTTTGGCTCTCATATGCGAAATGAGCAAACTCCAGGGAGTGACCTCGACGTTTTGGTGGAGTTTGAACACGGAAAGAAAACGTTCGATAACTACATGGACCTGAAATTCTTCCTGGAAGAATTATTTGAAAGGGGGGAGCCTTAA
- a CDS encoding acyltransferase family protein, with protein sequence MSQQSGPKLLYINNLRTVLITLIVMLHIAITYGATGSWYYYEHTGDVISAVLLTLFTAVVQSFVLGFFFMISGYLTPGSYARKGPRTYLKGRFIRLGIPLVVYFFGINPLIVYTLYVRSMGDSVRLQDFFGTGPLWFVQALLIFCVGYTLWKVLSPENVSGLKQQPQSSQILVFVLMLSLANFLVRIWWPIGESFSNLQFGFFPGYVSLFVIGIIAYDNKWFDNFSDSVGMRWLKLAVPAIFLFPVIGVMGGAVEDVTPFLGGIHWQSLAYSLWEAFVGAGLIAGLFVLFRKRFDSQTSFTRTLSDNAYTVFIIHAPVIVFVSYALRGLPIFPLLKFALVSVLGVSLCFVISHCIVRRIPYSEKVL encoded by the coding sequence ATGTCACAACAAAGCGGTCCAAAACTACTCTACATCAATAACCTGAGAACAGTGCTGATCACACTCATTGTCATGCTCCATATCGCCATTACGTACGGTGCAACTGGTTCTTGGTATTACTACGAACATACCGGGGACGTTATCTCTGCGGTTCTTCTCACGCTCTTCACTGCGGTTGTGCAGTCCTTTGTCTTAGGATTCTTCTTTATGATTTCCGGGTACCTCACGCCAGGATCGTATGCTCGAAAGGGACCGAGAACGTATTTGAAGGGCAGATTTATCCGGTTAGGCATTCCCCTCGTGGTCTATTTTTTCGGTATCAACCCACTCATAGTGTATACGCTCTACGTCAGGTCGATGGGTGACTCGGTGCGCCTCCAGGATTTCTTTGGGACAGGTCCGCTCTGGTTTGTTCAGGCGTTACTGATCTTTTGTGTTGGTTATACCTTATGGAAGGTATTAAGCCCAGAAAATGTGAGCGGATTAAAGCAACAGCCGCAAAGCAGTCAGATCCTCGTCTTCGTCCTTATGCTATCACTTGCTAATTTCCTCGTTCGAATATGGTGGCCGATTGGTGAGAGCTTTTCAAACCTCCAATTCGGCTTCTTCCCTGGCTATGTAAGCCTTTTTGTCATTGGCATTATAGCCTATGACAATAAGTGGTTTGATAATTTCTCTGATTCCGTTGGAATGAGATGGCTGAAGCTTGCAGTACCCGCTATTTTCCTATTTCCTGTGATTGGCGTAATGGGCGGTGCAGTCGAAGATGTAACTCCGTTCTTGGGCGGCATTCACTGGCAATCGTTAGCATATTCGCTGTGGGAAGCTTTTGTAGGCGCAGGTTTAATTGCTGGCCTCTTCGTTCTTTTTCGCAAAAGGTTTGATTCCCAGACGAGTTTTACCAGGACGCTATCGGACAACGCATATACCGTCTTCATAATTCATGCTCCAGTTATCGTGTTCGTTTCGTATGCACTGAGAGGACTCCCTATTTTTCCGCTGCTGAAATTCGCTTTAGTGTCGGTTTTAGGAGTGAGTCTTTGCTTCGTGATAAGTCATTGTATTGTACGCAGGATTCCCTATTCAGAGAAGGTTCTATAA
- a CDS encoding isoprenylcysteine carboxylmethyltransferase family protein, whose product MRRTLETTKTPKKERRDYLKIAVKGVFSLLFIIAFIFLLAGRLTYWQGWVFSIVMVLLVLIQLIAFADKTDLAQERFKPGPGTKWWDKVFWVLYAPLFFAIFIIACLDAGRFLWSPHLPLVVYVISYIAFIFSIYLYSWAMWVNKWFSSTVRIQTDRAQQVVQDGPYRYVRHPGYVGGILMAISTSLVLGSLWGLIPAVFVVILLIIRTYLEDVTLQKELPGYFNYTKKVRYRLVPRMW is encoded by the coding sequence ATGAGACGCACTCTGGAAACTACTAAAACTCCGAAAAAAGAGAGGCGGGACTATCTCAAAATAGCGGTTAAGGGCGTTTTTTCACTCTTATTCATTATCGCCTTCATTTTCCTCTTAGCTGGTAGATTAACGTACTGGCAGGGCTGGGTCTTCAGTATCGTCATGGTGCTGCTCGTTCTGATTCAGCTTATCGCGTTCGCCGATAAAACCGACCTTGCCCAGGAACGGTTCAAACCCGGACCAGGCACGAAGTGGTGGGACAAAGTATTCTGGGTATTGTATGCACCGCTATTCTTCGCTATCTTCATCATTGCATGTTTAGATGCCGGACGGTTTCTCTGGTCCCCCCACTTGCCGCTGGTGGTTTACGTAATCAGTTACATAGCATTCATCTTCTCGATTTACCTCTATTCCTGGGCGATGTGGGTAAACAAATGGTTCTCCAGCACGGTCCGCATCCAGACGGATCGAGCGCAGCAGGTGGTGCAGGACGGCCCGTACCGGTATGTCCGACATCCGGGCTACGTGGGCGGCATTCTCATGGCGATCAGCACCTCGTTGGTTCTGGGCTCGTTATGGGGGCTCATACCTGCGGTTTTTGTGGTTATACTGCTTATTATCCGCACCTACTTGGAAGACGTCACGTTACAAAAGGAATTGCCGGGCTATTTCAACTATACGAAAAAAGTACGGTATCGGCTTGTGCCTCGGATGTGGTAA
- a CDS encoding alpha/beta hydrolase yields MHSQKLEIVYRNHPLLIDYFILRRAGNDAVVYLHGLGCSKNDFLEAINSPELKEYTLVGFDFPGCGNSPYPSGFHLEIDDLVEITHLVLSKLQIDEFVIVGHSMGGLVALLYAERYKEHVKGFVNVEGNLAPEDCFFSREVTQHSFDYFTTAALPELKRRLTHSPNRGFRNYAETLGKASERAYFDYSPPLVDYSDSGSLVRRFIGLRMPKLFVYGSENRGLSYLPTLKEGGCETVEIPRSNHFPGYDNPHAFYQAIAAFLQTNVSR; encoded by the coding sequence ATGCACTCCCAAAAACTAGAAATTGTTTACCGGAACCACCCGCTCCTGATCGACTATTTCATACTACGTCGTGCTGGAAACGACGCAGTAGTGTATCTCCACGGCTTGGGCTGCTCTAAGAACGATTTCTTAGAGGCCATAAATAGCCCCGAGCTGAAAGAGTACACGCTCGTCGGGTTCGATTTCCCCGGCTGCGGCAACTCCCCTTATCCTAGTGGTTTCCATCTCGAAATAGACGATCTGGTCGAGATCACGCACTTAGTACTATCGAAGCTGCAGATAGACGAGTTCGTCATTGTTGGCCACAGCATGGGCGGGCTCGTTGCTCTCTTGTACGCAGAGAGATATAAAGAGCACGTAAAAGGCTTCGTTAACGTAGAAGGTAATTTAGCGCCAGAAGACTGTTTCTTCTCCCGCGAGGTCACGCAGCATAGTTTCGATTATTTTACCACGGCCGCTCTTCCAGAGCTAAAGCGCCGCTTAACGCACTCACCGAACCGAGGATTCCGCAACTACGCGGAGACGTTAGGAAAAGCGTCTGAAAGAGCTTACTTTGATTACTCCCCTCCTTTAGTGGATTATTCTGATAGCGGTAGCTTGGTTCGACGGTTCATTGGACTACGAATGCCTAAACTGTTCGTCTACGGCTCTGAGAATCGCGGCTTGTCCTATTTGCCAACATTAAAAGAGGGCGGATGCGAAACGGTCGAAATACCTCGGAGCAATCATTTTCCCGGTTACGATAATCCGCACGCATTTTATCAGGCAATTGCCGCATTTTTGCAGACGAACGTCTCACGGTAA